From Candidatus Amoebophilus asiaticus 5a2, the proteins below share one genomic window:
- a CDS encoding sodium:solute symporter family protein, with product MNYFNIDFLIVYAFLAITLIIGIRAGRGIKDIREYAIGNKMYGTLTLTLTFLATNIAGISIMDGASGVFFNGIVRIIPEIGVVIQILFFAFFITPKVLQFKAALTLGDVMGDLYGRVSKTIAGILGLFYSISMVSMELLGLGITIEALLGFQASWTIIIGGVFLALYSSYGGIKSVTITDVFQFLILIIVIPLLANIALKHVGGIKVVFASLPPTKLEIFNHENFSYYLTLFLLWSIFPVGITSPPIFQRLLMGRDAQQLRNQYFIVSVFHPTFQLLIMLIGLAGLVLYPTIKANNIIPHIIQQLLPAGGKGLAIAGLLAVIMSTADSYLNAAGLVFAHDIVKPVYDRNGLKIDELKCARYSTAIIGITAIVIALKSTSMLGLSFLAVKFTGPLLMFPLIAGIMGLKVDKQTFYTASLTTLGVFVFISWLLPIAYGHLGVPISILSNGITFFSMHVIKNKGFAIAKQLQSTIEVNMRWQLRSRSILAKLKQFLPTPTNLLAYSRNKVDMYGAPYVLFGVLLAINYILPYFAWTYEAPQTYNTLLMIRFIGAVLCGLLIVKEKWPRFLLPYLPTFWHLTVLYCLPFTNTLLFLNTQGSIECIANVAITTLFLIIVVDWMSFAILMSLGIYLVCVFFQYFFGKIELPLSFSLQYLLVYQFIFITLIGLLFVRRKPIKKTSASDRFAGTELGEQMEFAIQVTSRLVDHLFFYFKNTHQVWSNDRDGFIH from the coding sequence ATGAATTATTTCAACATAGATTTTCTGATTGTATATGCGTTTTTAGCTATTACCCTGATTATAGGCATTCGCGCAGGTAGAGGCATTAAGGATATTCGTGAGTATGCTATTGGAAATAAAATGTATGGGACTCTCACCTTAACACTTACATTTTTAGCTACTAATATAGCAGGGATAAGTATTATGGATGGTGCTTCAGGGGTCTTTTTCAATGGAATTGTTAGGATTATTCCAGAAATAGGTGTAGTTATACAAATCCTATTTTTTGCTTTTTTTATAACTCCTAAAGTATTACAATTTAAAGCTGCCCTCACCTTAGGGGATGTAATGGGAGACCTGTATGGTAGGGTTAGCAAAACCATTGCTGGAATACTGGGGCTCTTTTATTCTATATCCATGGTTAGCATGGAATTATTAGGATTAGGTATTACCATTGAAGCACTCTTAGGTTTTCAAGCTAGTTGGACTATTATTATAGGAGGTGTGTTTTTAGCACTGTATTCAAGCTATGGGGGTATTAAGTCAGTTACTATCACCGATGTATTTCAATTTTTAATACTTATTATAGTTATTCCACTCTTAGCTAATATAGCTCTAAAACATGTAGGAGGAATCAAAGTGGTATTTGCTAGTCTTCCTCCAACAAAGTTAGAAATATTTAATCACGAGAATTTTTCTTACTATCTTACTCTTTTCTTGTTATGGAGTATTTTCCCTGTAGGAATTACTAGCCCTCCCATTTTTCAAAGGTTACTAATGGGACGAGATGCACAACAGCTACGTAACCAATATTTTATTGTAAGTGTTTTTCATCCTACTTTTCAGTTATTAATTATGTTAATTGGCTTAGCTGGATTAGTCTTATATCCAACTATTAAAGCTAATAATATTATTCCCCATATCATTCAACAACTATTGCCTGCAGGTGGCAAAGGGTTGGCTATAGCAGGTTTACTGGCGGTAATTATGTCTACAGCTGATTCTTATTTAAATGCCGCTGGGTTAGTATTTGCTCATGACATTGTTAAGCCAGTCTATGATCGAAATGGCTTGAAAATTGATGAACTAAAATGTGCTAGGTACAGTACAGCTATTATAGGTATAACAGCTATTGTCATAGCTTTGAAATCTACAAGCATGCTAGGACTAAGCTTTTTAGCTGTCAAGTTCACAGGCCCTTTACTTATGTTCCCACTCATAGCAGGCATTATGGGATTGAAGGTTGATAAGCAAACTTTTTACACGGCATCACTTACTACACTAGGGGTATTTGTATTCATCAGTTGGCTACTGCCAATAGCTTATGGTCATTTAGGAGTGCCTATTAGTATTTTATCTAATGGCATCACCTTCTTTAGCATGCATGTTATAAAAAATAAAGGATTTGCTATTGCAAAACAGCTGCAGTCTACTATTGAGGTTAATATGCGCTGGCAGTTACGCAGCAGGTCTATATTGGCTAAGCTCAAACAATTTTTGCCTACACCTACTAATCTGCTAGCTTATTCCAGGAATAAAGTAGATATGTATGGAGCCCCTTATGTTTTGTTTGGTGTATTATTGGCCATCAACTATATCTTGCCTTATTTCGCCTGGACTTACGAAGCTCCACAAACATACAATACGCTGTTGATGATTCGTTTCATAGGAGCAGTTTTATGTGGATTGTTGATTGTCAAAGAGAAATGGCCCCGTTTTTTACTGCCTTACTTACCTACTTTTTGGCATTTAACTGTACTCTATTGTCTACCCTTTACCAATACACTACTATTTTTAAATACCCAAGGAAGCATAGAATGTATAGCTAATGTTGCCATAACAACGCTCTTTCTTATTATTGTAGTAGATTGGATGAGTTTTGCTATACTTATGAGCTTAGGGATTTACTTGGTCTGTGTATTTTTTCAGTATTTTTTTGGGAAAATAGAACTGCCTCTTAGCTTTAGTTTGCAATATCTGTTGGTGTATCAATTTATTTTCATCACACTCATAGGACTGCTATTTGTACGTCGTAAGCCCATTAAGAAAACTAGTGCGTCCGATCGTTTTGCAGGCACAGAATTAGGCGAGCAAATGGAATTTGCCATACAGGTTACTAGCCGATTGGTAGACCACCTGTTTTTTTATTTCAAGAACACCCATCAAGTCTGGAGCAACGATAGGGATGGATTTATACATTAG
- a CDS encoding sodium:solute symporter family protein, whose amino-acid sequence MNYFSIDLLIVYAFLATTLIIGIRAGRGIKDIREYAIGNKMYGAAILVFTFLATNIGGASTLNAAADVFSNGIIRTLATLGVIIQIFIFAIIIVPHMKHFTNHLTMGDVMGSLYGRYSQILTGILGTLYSFCMIGMELFMLGIVCQSLLGIPASWGIIVGGLLLTIYSAYGGIKAVTATDVFQFLILFIVIPLIASIAINKVGGIKEVFLQVPADRFKVFTHEKFSFYLTLFLIWSVLPLGLVSPPIFQRLLMAKQTEQLRKQYLIVAGLDPLLRITIMLIGLAGLVLYPYIQAADVMPHIIKELLPIGIRGLAIAGMLAVVISTADSYLHTAGLLLVHDVIKPIFGQKKIFFNELHWTKYCTFLIGTISIIIGLKSTNPLSLSFGAMRIAGPVLLFPLLAGIIGLKPDKKPFYVSMVITVFTFIITTFYLPKSQAHFGVPISIVVNAISFFIVHLIQNRGVAMVDRNYSESSRIIPSAGSKTIQDQLKSYIPTLSNIIRYSQQRVRQYGAPYILFGIFFTINFTYPYFMWSSSGLQAPNLMLALRLVGAFACGLLIVQSKWPKSLLPYMPTYWHLTILYCLPFMSTMMFLLTQGSTEWLINIAIVIILLFILVDWVTAMILGILGVSLAAIFYKLFVGAIHFSLDFSSKYLLLYQGIFGLFIGLIFARRKEQRFDFLLQRNQQLTEVQQKNRAELAETLAYREQLFQELNPDEAALFDEVTTAYIKQAIYRMTDYMRLDVTSISLDELQKALSDAYKLQGIEQSELLFHKDTKQMALQADVAKLKQLLLNAINYTQQYNTDNNPITISIEDALLGHDIAHMQNYTRKLEGLKITITTKQALPLTQPIYKIDPAKSSTWVPQHEDEFLLVENARIIDAHYGYMYAKSRHTQVYVFPVKLREIRGKVMELIKESAAADPGELSHPLAIQLEQELLKKLKGTQVDIVLIQKALDIIKRYHGGVKRKSGEPFFTHPIAVALILLEYSQDQDAILGALLHDTVEDTSLSLAHIRMLFGETVAFLVAKATNLEDRERRISLTDKENLARILNYEDPRAPLIKLSDRLHNMRTIQFHSSVAKRKYISQETLDYFVPLARKLGLEKMSVELEQLSRAIVFNN is encoded by the coding sequence ATGAATTACTTCAGCATAGATCTTCTTATTGTATATGCGTTTTTAGCTACTACCCTGATTATAGGCATTCGGGCAGGTAGAGGCATTAAGGATATTCGTGAGTATGCTATTGGAAATAAAATGTATGGGGCAGCTATACTTGTTTTTACTTTTTTAGCCACTAATATAGGTGGAGCTAGCACGCTTAATGCTGCGGCGGATGTTTTCTCAAATGGTATTATTAGAACTCTTGCTACCCTAGGAGTTATCATACAAATTTTCATATTTGCTATAATTATTGTGCCCCATATGAAACACTTTACTAACCATTTGACTATGGGTGATGTAATGGGTAGCTTATATGGGAGATATAGCCAGATCCTTACAGGTATATTAGGAACGCTGTACTCTTTTTGTATGATTGGTATGGAACTGTTTATGCTTGGTATTGTCTGCCAATCATTGTTAGGCATACCAGCCAGTTGGGGAATTATAGTGGGTGGACTTTTATTAACAATTTATTCGGCTTATGGAGGTATTAAAGCAGTAACTGCTACTGATGTATTTCAATTTCTTATTTTATTTATAGTTATTCCATTGATAGCTAGTATAGCCATTAACAAGGTAGGGGGTATTAAGGAAGTGTTCCTTCAAGTTCCAGCAGATAGGTTTAAGGTATTTACACATGAAAAATTCTCTTTTTATCTAACCTTATTCTTGATTTGGAGTGTTTTACCCTTAGGGCTTGTAAGTCCTCCTATTTTTCAACGACTTTTGATGGCCAAACAAACAGAACAGCTACGTAAACAATATTTAATAGTGGCTGGTTTAGATCCTTTGTTACGCATAACCATTATGTTGATTGGACTAGCTGGACTAGTGCTTTATCCATACATTCAGGCAGCTGATGTTATGCCCCATATTATAAAAGAACTCTTGCCAATAGGTATTAGAGGATTGGCTATAGCTGGCATGTTGGCTGTGGTTATATCTACGGCTGATTCTTATTTACATACTGCTGGTTTATTGCTTGTTCATGATGTTATTAAGCCTATTTTTGGACAAAAGAAGATTTTTTTTAATGAATTGCATTGGACTAAATATTGTACTTTTCTCATAGGTACAATAAGCATTATAATAGGTTTAAAATCGACTAATCCTCTTAGCTTAAGTTTTGGAGCCATGCGCATAGCAGGCCCTGTTTTATTGTTTCCACTACTAGCCGGAATTATAGGGCTTAAACCAGATAAGAAGCCTTTTTATGTGTCCATGGTAATTACCGTGTTTACCTTTATTATAACCACTTTCTACTTGCCTAAAAGTCAAGCGCATTTCGGAGTGCCTATTAGTATTGTTGTTAATGCGATCAGCTTTTTTATTGTTCATCTTATACAAAATCGAGGCGTTGCTATGGTTGATAGAAATTATAGTGAGTCTTCCAGAATAATACCAAGCGCAGGTAGTAAAACCATCCAAGATCAGCTCAAGTCCTATATCCCTACATTATCTAATATTATTCGATATTCACAACAACGTGTTCGACAATATGGGGCTCCTTATATCTTATTTGGGATATTTTTTACCATTAACTTTACTTATCCATATTTCATGTGGAGTTCTAGCGGACTGCAAGCCCCTAATCTAATGCTTGCATTACGATTGGTAGGAGCGTTCGCTTGTGGGCTTTTAATTGTGCAATCGAAATGGCCTAAATCTTTACTTCCTTATATGCCTACCTATTGGCACTTAACCATACTTTATTGTTTGCCTTTTATGAGTACTATGATGTTTCTACTTACCCAAGGTAGCACAGAGTGGCTCATTAATATTGCCATTGTGATCATCCTGCTTTTTATACTGGTAGATTGGGTTACTGCTATGATACTAGGCATCCTTGGTGTAAGCTTGGCAGCTATATTTTATAAATTATTTGTCGGAGCAATACATTTCTCGTTAGATTTTTCTTCTAAATACTTGCTGCTATATCAAGGTATTTTTGGGTTGTTTATTGGCCTTATTTTTGCCCGTAGAAAAGAACAAAGGTTCGACTTTCTTCTACAACGCAACCAACAACTCACCGAAGTCCAGCAAAAAAACCGTGCAGAGCTGGCAGAAACTCTTGCCTACAGAGAACAACTGTTTCAAGAGCTTAATCCAGATGAAGCAGCCCTTTTTGATGAGGTAACTACGGCTTATATCAAGCAAGCGATTTATCGTATGACTGATTATATGCGCTTAGATGTAACGTCTATAAGTCTAGATGAACTGCAAAAAGCATTATCAGACGCCTATAAGCTGCAAGGTATTGAACAATCTGAGCTTCTGTTTCATAAAGATACAAAACAGATGGCTCTCCAAGCGGACGTTGCCAAGTTAAAGCAACTTTTACTTAATGCGATCAACTACACACAACAATATAACACTGATAATAACCCTATTACCATATCCATAGAGGATGCCTTACTAGGACATGATATAGCTCACATGCAAAACTATACGCGTAAATTGGAAGGGTTAAAAATAACTATTACCACAAAACAAGCTTTACCTCTAACCCAGCCTATTTATAAAATAGATCCTGCTAAATCTAGCACCTGGGTACCTCAGCATGAAGATGAATTCTTATTGGTAGAAAATGCCCGGATTATCGATGCGCATTATGGATATATGTATGCCAAATCAAGGCACACACAAGTGTATGTATTCCCTGTTAAGCTAAGGGAAATTCGTGGCAAGGTGATGGAGCTTATCAAAGAGTCAGCAGCTGCAGACCCAGGAGAATTGAGCCATCCGCTAGCCATACAACTCGAGCAAGAACTTTTAAAGAAGCTTAAAGGGACACAAGTAGATATAGTCCTTATTCAGAAGGCGCTAGATATCATCAAGAGATACCATGGAGGTGTAAAAAGAAAATCAGGAGAACCCTTTTTTACTCATCCTATAGCTGTAGCACTAATTTTATTAGAATATTCACAAGATCAAGATGCTATTTTAGGAGCTTTGTTGCATGATACAGTAGAAGATACTAGCCTATCACTCGCGCATATTCGTATGCTTTTTGGAGAAACAGTGGCATTTTTAGTAGCCAAAGCAACTAATCTAGAAGATCGTGAGCGACGAATAAGCTTAACCGATAAAGAAAATCTAGCTCGAATTCTAAACTATGAAGATCCTAGGGCACCTCTGATAAAATTATCAGATCGGTTGCATAACATGCGTACCATCCAGTTTCACTCTTCGGTAGCTAAACGTAAATATATTTCTCAAGAGACATTAGATTATTTTGTGCCATTAGCAAGAAAATTAGGTTTAGAAAAAATGTCTGTTGAACTGGAGCAGCTAAGCCGAGCAATAGTATTTAATAATTAA
- a CDS encoding VOC family protein, with translation MAKNVFINLPVKELERSEKFFTQLGFTVNPQFSDDKAKCIVIGDNIFVMLLTEEFFQGFTKKPISNAKEFTQVLIAIDADSKEEVIELVKRAQQAGGTKYAEPMDYGWMYQHSFADLDGHQWEIVYMDQSKMPIE, from the coding sequence ATGGCAAAAAATGTTTTTATTAACTTACCGGTAAAAGAATTAGAGCGATCTGAAAAGTTTTTTACCCAACTCGGCTTTACTGTTAATCCACAGTTTTCAGATGATAAGGCCAAGTGCATCGTGATAGGAGATAATATTTTTGTTATGTTGCTTACGGAAGAGTTTTTTCAAGGTTTTACCAAAAAGCCTATTAGCAATGCCAAAGAATTTACTCAAGTTTTAATTGCAATTGATGCTGATAGTAAGGAGGAAGTTATAGAATTGGTCAAAAGAGCACAGCAGGCGGGTGGTACCAAGTATGCAGAACCTATGGATTATGGTTGGATGTATCAGCACAGCTTTGCTGATCTAGACGGACATCAATGGGAGATAGTTTATATGGATCAAAGCAAAATGCCGATAGAGTAA
- a CDS encoding ATP-binding cassette domain-containing protein, with product MKKVIHIYKLLLPYLWDGKQAKIATLSTLLLIGLDIMATTYFPYIWKNLISTSIQTKPTTWFLEHTILLFVIWLFVKNAFNLREISFFPVTNQAIKKIRLKTLLKVHTVNLRNLEKYNVQEIISATSRISQSIRGFMRVSFISIFPSTAKIISLSIALFTADKLCLGIIGTSYTGLLAASFCLKYYTRAKYKAWHLTDNVTTAMGQNLYNTATIRFNPKEYNLKIKKLFDLEANAWQLHNILFYLLYLIQDCIFYLGAGIVFCLLMLDYSRGIIGLDKVVLVYGLISAMRNPLVEITRNLTRFFGGIIDINKTLDILNLPSENKPLQLTNFTSQPIQLQQISFNYTTSRNLLEDINLTITPGDKIGIFGPSGSGKSTLCQIIAGLIEPDSGSVMYSNLPITQINPISLGKVLRYIPQIQHMQELAEEEHKYGINLKKQAFSGGEYQRHLLQEALQSNPQIIILDETINALDEPSAKQILTEILYNVPTVVMVSHSHALLRNMKRIFELKDGHLVEIISNP from the coding sequence ATGAAAAAAGTCATACATATTTACAAACTGTTACTGCCTTATTTGTGGGATGGCAAACAAGCAAAGATAGCAACCCTATCAACTCTTTTATTAATAGGGTTAGACATTATGGCTACTACCTATTTCCCCTATATCTGGAAAAATCTTATTAGTACCAGTATACAAACCAAACCAACAACATGGTTTCTTGAGCATACTATTTTACTATTTGTAATATGGCTTTTTGTAAAGAACGCATTCAACTTACGTGAAATTTCATTTTTCCCAGTTACCAACCAGGCTATTAAAAAGATACGTCTAAAAACACTTTTAAAAGTTCATACAGTAAATTTAAGGAACTTAGAAAAGTATAATGTACAAGAAATTATCAGTGCCACCAGCCGAATCTCCCAAAGTATAAGAGGGTTTATGCGGGTTTCTTTTATTTCCATCTTTCCAAGCACTGCCAAAATAATCAGTTTATCTATAGCACTCTTTACTGCAGATAAGCTTTGCTTAGGCATTATAGGAACCTCATACACAGGCCTACTAGCAGCATCGTTTTGCTTAAAATATTATACACGTGCTAAATACAAAGCCTGGCATTTAACAGATAATGTGACCACAGCCATGGGACAGAATTTATATAATACAGCTACTATAAGGTTTAACCCCAAAGAATATAACTTAAAAATCAAGAAACTATTTGATTTAGAGGCCAATGCTTGGCAGCTACACAATATTCTTTTTTATTTATTGTATTTGATACAAGATTGCATCTTTTACCTAGGTGCAGGAATTGTCTTTTGTTTATTAATGCTTGATTATAGCCGAGGGATAATAGGATTAGACAAAGTAGTGTTGGTATATGGGCTTATTTCAGCTATGCGTAACCCACTAGTGGAAATAACTCGAAATCTAACCAGGTTTTTTGGAGGTATTATTGATATCAACAAAACGCTCGACATCCTTAATCTTCCTTCAGAAAATAAACCACTTCAATTAACGAATTTTACTTCTCAGCCTATTCAATTACAACAAATATCATTTAACTATACTACATCTAGGAATCTATTAGAGGACATAAATTTGACCATTACTCCTGGTGATAAAATTGGAATTTTCGGCCCCTCTGGCAGCGGCAAGTCGACACTATGTCAAATTATAGCTGGTCTTATTGAGCCAGATTCAGGAAGTGTAATGTATAGCAATTTACCTATTACACAGATCAATCCTATTTCTTTGGGTAAGGTGTTGCGCTATATCCCCCAAATACAACATATGCAAGAGCTAGCTGAAGAAGAGCACAAATATGGTATCAATTTAAAAAAGCAAGCTTTTAGTGGGGGAGAATACCAACGCCACCTTTTACAAGAAGCACTACAAAGCAATCCTCAAATTATTATTTTAGACGAAACCATCAATGCACTAGATGAACCATCTGCCAAGCAAATTTTAACAGAAATATTATATAATGTACCTACGGTGGTCATGGTTAGTCACTCTCATGCACTTCTACGCAATATGAAACGTATTTTTGAATTAAAAGATGGGCATTTAGTAGAGATTATCTCTAATCCATAA
- a CDS encoding GlxA family transcriptional regulator, with translation MKHISILLLKQVNVAGMENARQSFLETNTYLNEQGKPSMFKVNLVSITPAVSINNDLYTIQADQLVNEVHKTDIIIIPPIQDDFLKAIQDNQPFISWIKAQYENGAQIISLCIGAFILASTGLLDGRKCVTHWRAAQPFKDLFPKVNLVTDKLLTDEQGIYTGGGAFSSANLLLYFIEKVVERDAAIYCSKIFQIDMGRRSQSSFIIFSGQRDHADQEVKLAQSYIEEHYNRNPTVDNLCKTFAISRRTFERRFKKATGNTVLEYIQRVKVEAAKRELEKGRKTVNEVMFGVGYMDIKAFRSIFRKHAGLSPSEYKSKYIELGQQV, from the coding sequence ATGAAACATATATCTATACTACTATTAAAACAAGTTAATGTGGCAGGCATGGAAAACGCTCGTCAGAGCTTTTTAGAAACCAACACTTATCTAAACGAGCAAGGGAAACCATCCATGTTTAAAGTTAATCTTGTTAGTATAACTCCTGCGGTCAGTATAAATAATGATTTATATACCATTCAAGCCGACCAACTGGTCAACGAAGTGCATAAAACAGATATCATTATTATTCCTCCTATACAAGATGACTTCCTCAAGGCTATACAAGACAACCAACCTTTTATTTCATGGATTAAAGCTCAATATGAAAATGGTGCTCAGATTATAAGCTTATGTATAGGAGCTTTTATTTTGGCAAGTACTGGATTGCTGGATGGAAGAAAGTGTGTAACTCATTGGCGAGCAGCACAGCCATTTAAAGATCTATTTCCTAAAGTAAATCTGGTTACTGATAAGCTGCTTACGGATGAGCAGGGTATCTATACTGGAGGTGGAGCATTTTCATCCGCTAACTTATTGTTATATTTTATTGAAAAAGTGGTAGAGAGAGATGCTGCTATTTATTGCTCCAAAATTTTTCAAATAGATATGGGCAGAAGATCACAGTCGTCTTTTATTATCTTCAGCGGACAAAGAGATCATGCTGATCAGGAAGTAAAGCTAGCACAGAGCTATATTGAAGAACATTACAACCGTAATCCTACCGTAGACAATCTTTGTAAAACTTTTGCAATAAGTAGAAGAACTTTTGAAAGAAGATTTAAAAAAGCGACTGGCAATACTGTATTAGAATATATCCAGCGAGTAAAAGTAGAGGCAGCCAAACGCGAATTAGAAAAAGGACGAAAAACAGTAAATGAGGTAATGTTTGGAGTGGGTTACATGGATATCAAGGCTTTTAGGAGTATATTCAGAAAGCATGCTGGTCTTTCGCCTTCTGAATATAAAAGTAAGTATATAGAGCTTGGACAACAAGTATGA
- a CDS encoding IS5/IS1182 family transposase yields MHLTYARISKHPYNFIRITGLRLETFEQLVLKVRPLFEELESSKLRHGRMSHLPTMEDKLLCVLMYYRTYISHVFLGYLFNLHNANICRLLRKMEPLLAKKISIKKDRSLTSEKVLRILADVSEQPTQRPTKKQKKSYSGKKKRHTIKTEIVIREDGKILSVSKSHKGKVHDFKIRKGEKLLPKESLKLADSGYQGWQKLQSNVMIPYKKSRKRPLTKEQREHNRKLASIRMKVEHKIREIKVFKIMSEVYRNFEKKYNLRFNIIAGMINFKHAF; encoded by the coding sequence ATGCATTTAACCTACGCGAGGATAAGCAAACATCCCTATAACTTTATAAGAATAACTGGCTTGAGACTAGAAACCTTTGAGCAATTAGTTTTAAAAGTAAGGCCTCTCTTTGAAGAGTTAGAATCGAGCAAGCTGCGCCATGGTAGGATGAGTCATTTACCTACCATGGAAGATAAATTGCTCTGTGTACTCATGTATTATCGCACTTATATTAGCCATGTGTTTTTAGGCTATTTGTTTAACTTACACAACGCTAACATATGCCGCTTGTTAAGAAAAATGGAGCCATTACTAGCTAAGAAGATTAGCATTAAAAAAGATCGCAGCTTAACCTCAGAAAAGGTATTGCGCATATTAGCAGATGTGAGCGAGCAGCCTACACAAAGACCTACTAAGAAGCAAAAGAAATCATATTCAGGCAAGAAAAAGCGACATACTATAAAAACAGAGATAGTTATTAGAGAAGATGGAAAGATACTCTCTGTATCCAAATCCCATAAAGGAAAAGTGCATGACTTTAAAATCCGTAAAGGAGAAAAACTCTTACCTAAGGAAAGCTTAAAGCTAGCAGATAGTGGTTATCAAGGCTGGCAAAAGCTACAGAGCAATGTCATGATTCCCTACAAAAAGAGCCGTAAGCGGCCATTAACCAAGGAGCAGAGAGAACATAACAGAAAGCTAGCGTCTATACGTATGAAGGTGGAGCATAAGATAAGAGAGATCAAGGTGTTTAAGATTATGTCAGAAGTTTACCGTAACTTTGAGAAGAAATATAACCTGCGCTTTAATATTATAGCGGGTATGATAAACTTCAAGCATGCTTTTTAA
- a CDS encoding GNAT family N-acetyltransferase, producing the protein MKFTNQIETSRLMLSPISKEDEAILINHPSVTTTLFYTDIQISVGAIRAWLLNAYEHWHKHLYGVWVIRIKESRQFIGFCSLRFDEEIRETILSYGILEHYRKKGYAFEAVSAIIQYGFQKCSLNHIIANVKQDNIASIQLLEKLGMKKVSISERSYTYIKIKEPYKEG; encoded by the coding sequence ATGAAATTCACCAATCAAATAGAGACCTCTAGGTTAATGCTTTCTCCTATATCAAAAGAAGACGAAGCAATCTTAATAAACCACCCTTCAGTAACTACCACTCTGTTTTATACAGATATACAGATCAGTGTTGGTGCAATTAGAGCATGGCTTCTTAATGCATACGAGCATTGGCATAAACATCTTTATGGTGTGTGGGTAATCAGAATTAAAGAATCTAGGCAATTTATAGGCTTTTGTAGTCTACGGTTTGATGAAGAAATTAGGGAAACAATATTAAGCTATGGCATCTTAGAGCATTATAGAAAGAAGGGATATGCTTTTGAAGCTGTAAGTGCTATTATACAGTATGGATTCCAGAAATGTTCTTTAAACCATATCATAGCAAATGTTAAACAAGATAATATTGCATCCATTCAGCTATTAGAAAAATTAGGAATGAAAAAAGTCAGTATTTCAGAGAGAAGCTATACTTATATAAAGATAAAGGAACCTTACAAAGAGGGTTAA